The region TTACTCCGGTAAGTTGTATATTTTGTATAATCTTTATCAGTCTGGGAGCAAAGAACTTCACTCGCACTCCAAAGAAACTCTCCAGTCAGGTTTTAGAACAAAATGCAAACTTTACTTGAACACTGCAACAGGCAGACCTCCAAACTTCATATTTTCTCAGAGTATAACAGTTCCTCTTATATCCAAATAATGTGCTTGTTAAAGGCAGTTTTGTATCAGTCCAGACTCTAAGGAGATTCTTTTCTGTTCACTTTATAGTGTCTTGTGTCTCCTATTGATATTTACATATGTACAGTTCTACCAGTCCAATACTCATCCTCTAGGGCGGAATAATtcaaggctgtgcctgcagcggTTATTGGAACAAGCTGTCCCTAGCCTGCTTGGAGCCTCTCTTCTGTCCCAGTCTGCTCtcgtgtaaacaggaagttgtggcaGAAAGCAGCTGTGAATTACTGCTGCTGCCAGGGAACCTTCTTGGAAGATGCAGCTTAAGGTGGACTGGAGAGGGGGTAGGGAGGAGagtgggagaaatgctggataacgAAGGGGGAGGCACTGGGGCCCCCTGGTGTTATGGGTCCTCGGGCAGTGTTCGGTTTCCCAAAccgtcagtctgcccctgcctgCGGAACAGCAGTTATTTGCTGGAATAGACAATAGGGACCTAATATTAATATCTTCCTTCCTCATCCTCACATCCTCAGAGACACCAAGCATGGTCCATCCCAAAGCTagagatttaccaccacaatgctGGCGATTGAAGGCCAGTGAGTGAGGTTTTGtcgtgggccccagccatatctaaaattagttctggcagatgcacattccaaaaaatgaagtattccaatcaataaatagaaaataacattctttttttctacctttcttgtctggttattttatttttcttattgtgttggtcccagtctctggtttcagttttcctgtttcttctcttaactgtgtTGTCAGAGTCATCCAGTTGgcacttttctctccatgtccatcatccatcttctctctgcatccctatctatcCAGCCCAGCATCATCCCCTGTCCTTGCCCCTATCTTCCTGGCACGTTGACCATCTCCCATCTCTATGTCtctattcttgccctgtccaacatAACTCATCTGTGTCCCTATGTTCCGCTAtatgccagcatctctccctctctcttccttccccctcaggtcagcatctctccctatctcttctttccctttgccccccccccccaagggatccagcaagtgttcctctctcttccctcgctCCTATTCTGTATCCCCTTTTGCAGGTCTAGCACCTCTCCGTCTTCCTTCTTTCTCATAGCTCCTgccaactcttcctctcccttctctcccccccccccaatcttggcAGCTGTCCTGGCATCTTTCTGTCCCCTACCACCACCCCAacatcctttcctttctcctccctTGTGCACCATTTGCCCCCACCCCTTTCTTTcaatccatgtacagcatttccctcctcccccttccattccattcatgtgcagcttCTCCCTCACCCCTTTCCTCCTGTTGGTCCAGTATGGTTGCCTTCCTACTTCCTGTCCCCCACAAACCTGAGGTGTTCtccagcactgcaggcagcaattACAACAGGCTCCCTTCAGCCTCCCTGAGGCTTTCCCTCTACTGCATTCTGCCCACACGGCAACAGGAAGTTGTAGAGGGAAGGACCCGGGGGCTGGCCAGAGCGAGCCTGTTGTAATCACTGTCTGACGTGCTGGTAAACACCACAGGTTTGTAGGgcttgttggtgggggggggggggggggaagagaggaacaTAGATTAGGTAGGAAGGCAAATGCTGGACCTACAAGAGGGAAGAGGGGGGTATAGAGGGAGGTATGAGGCAATGTTGAACTGGTGGGGGAAGTGAGTGGTGCAGAGAGCCAGATTGCCAGGAACAGGGAGGGACTAGTGCATGAGATTGGGCCCCTTAACCATGTGAGCTGGAGAATGGGCCTGAATGCGTGTGTCAACACACTGAATgtgtgtgacttggcatgtctgcatCTTTGAGGCATTAAGGGCTGCCACACTCACAGCAAGAGACAGATCAGTTACCATATTCCACCCATACAAGGTTGCTTGGGCCTGCACCTTTGTTGCTGACTGCAtagtgagaaaaaaaatgttggacacagattctggccaatattcaaaatgatttaagcgggcaggagcctcAAAAGCTGTCCCAAATTAACTAGCTTAGGCATGTGGGCTGGGACACACATAACTTCCCTTTTAAAGCTCTCCCGGTCCCCTCCCAGGCCTCCAAAATAATCCCCTCTCTGTCCATGAATGAGCTGTCCCCCCCAACTCCCCAGAGGTCTAGTTAGACCCCCCTCCCCTATctgatgtccctggtggtctgtggggGTCATTGGAGGCAGGAGCGAAGCCCCCTCACTCTtgccccttgtggcttcccttaGAAAATGGCTGCTATGACACACAAAGCAAGTGCATGGCAACACATCATAGTTCCAGAATGAATTTTGTGAACAAACACCTCAGCTATCAAAGGCTTTTCTCCACTGGTTGACCATGAAATTGAGAAAAAAAGGTCACCTATAACCTTGCAGCAGTTCAGGGTGAAAACTATAGCATCCCAAGTTTTCAAAGGGGGGGAAGCCAGGACAGGCTAAAAATAAACAGTAGCGTAGAAATTCAATTTGTTCCTTTGTAGATTCTTCTCTTTAATTGATATTTTACACAAACTCTCCACTCCATATTCAAAGATTTTCTTAACAGTTTTCACATCTTATCTTACCCCAAAGGCTTGAGCCCACAACTTTATTACAATAAAATGACATCTGTTTTATCTATTTAGCAGATTTTATAATCCACACTATCACAATAGTATCAAGGCAGTGCACGTGTAATAAATTGTAACTGGCCAATCAAGACAACCTTGAAACAATAGGAAGGGACGTATAGCACAATAATTCTCCTGAAGATAATATGTAAATAGGTTAGTCAACAAACCAGAAAACAATGGGGAGAAAAGAACCTTTATCTCTAGCAGATAAGAAAATAGGCTTGTTTAAAGAGCCACATCTTATGAGCAGACTTAAATCAGGTAAGAGATAGGTCTGAAGCAGACTATCCGGTGGCAGCTAGGCAGCAACAGGGACCAGTGTTACACTcatctgaaacaaacaaaaaaaaacaccaagaaaCATGCAATGATCACTttgtttatgtggaggggcatttttgatatgacctcAAAGTCTTGACTAAATCCGACTAGGAaataaggccattttcaaaaaaagaaaaacatttaattttttttttttcaaaaatactgtttcgaacaaggttttgagCTTTAGACGTTTTGGTTTTTGCAGCATTTTcgaaacaacaaaaaagaataagtgcaaaatggtttctaccacaagtgtgacaggtagagggagatagggactggGGTCCCCCactctgcactgaccactacagtactccagggatctgcttgctgctctaatagacttgactttaacatctaaggctgtcatagaggctggcaagtcatatttttattcacatttttgggaggtgggacggggtcagtgaccactgggggggtattggggagttacccccgattccctccagtggtcatctggtcatttagggaacctttttgtttatttgttctgaaaacaagtctagaccaaaacatcttggttatagtcctgggcgtttttgttttgttccattatgcctgtaaaatgtccaagtgttaggcacgccctaatcctgccttcgaaatgccccaccacacccccggatgcactgcagatgaatcgcataaataggttttgaaagtactgatttggatgttttgagaagaaaaatgtccaaatggtgctttgacacttttgggatgtttttctctttcgaaaatgagccccatagtcaccAACTATTTCTTCTGGGTGTGCTGTTAAGACCACAGTGGTTTTTAAAgagactgggtttttttttttttttttacattttttggccttttccCCCCTTTAATCACACAGCTGGCCCTAGGGGTACTATCTACGTGATGCTGGTGCCTCATGGCCCCAGGAAGAATCCCTCATGTTAAGAACACCCTCTGCACTGCTGCTTCAGCAACTAGGATCTGTTGACATAGCAGCACCAGCACTACCTCCACCACCATAGGGTCTGGGCAGGAGATCCAAACTTTGAACCCCAAGTCACAGCACAGAGTGCAGAGGCCCAAGCTAAAGAGCCAGCCTGGCACGCAGCATACACAGGGAAACAGCTCTTCATTCTGCTTTCATGATtcacccactactactacttgttttaaattttgaaaaatgaCTTCACGTGACAGAAAAAGCACTATGCACTCAATTAAAGTTAAAAAGTCAAAATGCAGCTTTCAGTTTTacgctttatttttcttttaacatGAGTCATAATAAATGCTTTCCATTAGCACTGCAGAATTAGAGGATGGGGGAAAAGGTTAATTGTGCCTGAACAGTTTAATCCCCATCCAGGTCCACAGGTGGAAAAAGACATAGACAGGGATGGTGACAGGGAGGATTAAGCTATAGAAACACAAGCTCGCTGTGTTGGTGCAGCCCTGGGGGAAATCGTCATCCATGGATGCTGAGTAGAATAAACCCACCAAGGACAGCAATGGGACAAGCACAGTTAATGTAGGTAGAGACAGAAATGTGCCCATCGCCTTCCCCTCAGCGCTGCTCCACTTAGTGCTGGCTCTGCTCTGGCTCCTCTTGCTTCTTCTCTTTTTGGATCATTCGTGCATCCTGTGGTATCATATTAGGCATCCCGTCAATGATGGGGTATGCTATTCCCAGCTCTTcattaattagctcattagtGGACTCTTCATACCTAACCCAAAAATGGAGAGCAGGTTTAAGAGTGTATtcacagaagggaaaaaaaacagaacaactaTTAACTGGTGGCTACAACAAATGAATAAATTTAGTGGTTTAGGTGTTGGTGCCAGTTCTGTGGGGATTCGCCTAgaccagaggttcccaaacctgtcctagtatctaccccagccagtcagtttttcaggatatccacagggaatattcatgagagatttgcatgcagtgggggcagtgcatgcaaatccctctcatgacTATTTGTTGTGgatacctgactggctggggagcccccgggacaggtttgggaacctctggtgTAGGCGAATTTCTGCAGATTTCTTACATGCCCAAAATGGAAGCAAACAGGGCAAGG is a window of Microcaecilia unicolor chromosome 2, aMicUni1.1, whole genome shotgun sequence DNA encoding:
- the PIGY gene encoding phosphatidylinositol N-acetylglucosaminyltransferase subunit Y, giving the protein MGTFLSLPTLTVLVPLLSLVGLFYSASMDDDFPQGCTNTASLCFYSLILPVTIPVYVFFHLWTWMGIKLFRHN